One window of Leucobacter komagatae genomic DNA carries:
- a CDS encoding RNB domain-containing ribonuclease, with translation MPSRRTHIAPHAPGGQLAAALTALREASGITDAFPPPALAEAQTRVPPEPELDLRHIEFVTLDPAESRDLDQAFHIERTGDPESAGRGFTLRYAIADVPGFVSAGGALDAEARRRGQTLYLPDGSVPLHPRELSEGRASLLPDVDRSAYVWTIELDAHGRSTLDGAAVTEPRVERARIRSRAKLDYVSAQAAVDAASTGASALTGPLALLPELGELRIACERERGGASLNMAEEEVIRDDRGYRIERRFPLRVEEWNAQLSLLTGMAAGRIMLDGGIGILRTMSPPDVAALAEFRERVAALGLPWPENIPYGEYLRTVPADTPAGAAVLHAASSLFRGADYAAFGVERDGEVLVPPAHPEQAAIAAPYAHVTAPLRRLVDRWGLAICEALCASREVPAWARESLGDVPGLMRSSASLAGRLGSEALDRIEAALLRDRAGEEFDAVVLEARGETARVQIVDPAVTARMPNPGGALVAGRHARVRVIRADVATGAIELSAV, from the coding sequence ATGCCCAGCAGGCGGACGCACATCGCACCCCACGCGCCAGGCGGCCAGCTCGCCGCGGCACTCACCGCGCTTCGGGAAGCGAGCGGGATCACCGACGCTTTCCCGCCCCCGGCCCTCGCAGAGGCACAAACCAGGGTTCCCCCGGAGCCCGAGCTCGACCTCAGGCACATCGAGTTCGTGACGCTCGACCCCGCGGAATCGCGCGACCTCGACCAGGCCTTTCACATCGAACGGACCGGTGACCCAGAGTCCGCAGGCCGCGGGTTCACCCTCAGGTACGCGATCGCAGACGTGCCAGGTTTTGTCAGCGCGGGCGGCGCGCTCGATGCCGAGGCCCGGCGCCGCGGCCAGACGCTCTATCTTCCCGACGGCTCGGTGCCGCTGCATCCCCGCGAGCTCAGCGAAGGGCGCGCCTCCCTCCTCCCAGACGTCGATCGCAGCGCCTACGTCTGGACCATCGAGCTCGACGCCCACGGGCGCTCGACCCTCGACGGCGCCGCCGTGACCGAACCCCGCGTCGAGCGCGCCCGCATCCGATCCCGCGCGAAACTCGACTACGTCTCGGCTCAGGCCGCAGTCGATGCGGCCTCAACGGGCGCGAGCGCACTCACGGGCCCGCTCGCGCTCCTCCCAGAGCTCGGCGAGCTGCGCATCGCGTGCGAACGGGAGCGCGGCGGGGCGAGCCTCAACATGGCAGAGGAAGAGGTGATCCGCGACGACCGCGGGTACCGGATCGAGCGCCGCTTCCCGCTCCGCGTCGAAGAGTGGAACGCGCAGCTCTCCCTGCTCACCGGGATGGCCGCGGGCCGCATCATGCTCGACGGCGGGATCGGGATTCTCCGCACGATGTCGCCGCCCGACGTGGCCGCGCTCGCCGAGTTTCGGGAGCGCGTCGCGGCGCTCGGGCTCCCCTGGCCCGAAAACATCCCGTACGGCGAGTACCTCCGCACCGTGCCGGCCGACACCCCGGCGGGCGCCGCCGTACTGCACGCCGCGTCGAGCCTCTTCCGCGGCGCCGATTACGCCGCGTTCGGCGTCGAGCGCGACGGCGAGGTGCTCGTGCCGCCCGCTCACCCCGAGCAGGCTGCCATCGCCGCCCCCTACGCCCACGTGACCGCGCCGCTGCGGCGTCTCGTCGACAGGTGGGGTCTCGCCATCTGCGAGGCCCTGTGCGCCAGCCGAGAGGTGCCCGCGTGGGCCCGCGAGAGTCTCGGCGACGTGCCGGGGCTCATGCGATCCTCAGCGTCCCTCGCCGGGAGGCTCGGCTCTGAAGCGCTCGACCGCATCGAGGCGGCGCTGCTCCGCGACCGCGCGGGCGAGGAGTTTGACGCCGTCGTGCTCGAGGCCCGCGGCGAGACCGCGCGCGTGCAGATCGTCGACCCTGCCGTGACCGCCCGGATGCCAAACCCGGGCGGCGCGCTCGTCGCCGGTCGCCACGCCCGCGTCCGGGTAATCCGGGCAGACGTCGCGACCGGCGCGATCGAGCTCTCCGCCGTCTGA
- a CDS encoding FtsX-like permease family protein has protein sequence MRALTLGWVLASRERGGLKRLGGIAAGVAVGVALLLLVLAAYQALGDRSARSTWPLDSAFKTGQVAELEFGDDTVWVAPSGMLGGAGDYFNGEAITRVSIAATPDSTVAVPGIDRAPRPGEYYASPALAALIDAAPADQLGDRFGTRIGTVGPEALLGPETKLAIVGEDAATVEPLLGASLHTELSGIRFPSPAYAMIAIVGGIAVLFPVAVLISIVTKLGQAARAERFSTIRLIGASPRLVAVLAGLEAMIPALLGAIAGIGLFFAVRPLAALVEIEGSRFFLSDLSVPVWAMVLAALGTALLAGVVAFLTALRAGLGPLGGSREQRERRPRWWSLVPLALGAAVIAAPAVAASGLDIGVPDIAILVGFVLITVGIVLAGPWLAAVVSGAGAARARSAAGVLAMRRIARHPRATFRSVSGLVLALFVVTVFAVGTTTETAEEVADVPPTELVPVDALTASVGIEVDAGRQTAGLTRVAETQGVDRVISVGWYDAEAAGSNVPEGADEALFSGGFVMEADDARAIGLDPGTAEWLWLEQPYFSNFELGRDIDTIGVPAAAAETATPTLVMVLTDGQPGSLERARTAMTTNDLSLSTLPATRAESTDAGATRFARQYVSLAWIGILIATLISVISLSVSTIAGMIDRRRQLGLLRLSGMPAATLRRMIVIETALPLATVFLITIGLGFLTAWAVVVALSGGDRQVTLPDASYLGLVGVCLGLAAVAILVVFRSVRSELPLAATRFE, from the coding sequence ATGAGGGCGCTCACGCTCGGCTGGGTGCTTGCCTCGCGCGAGCGTGGTGGCCTGAAACGCCTGGGTGGCATCGCCGCGGGTGTTGCCGTCGGCGTCGCGCTCCTGCTGCTGGTTCTCGCCGCCTATCAGGCGCTCGGCGACCGGAGCGCCCGGTCGACCTGGCCTCTCGACAGCGCGTTCAAGACCGGACAGGTCGCAGAGCTCGAGTTCGGGGACGACACCGTCTGGGTCGCACCGAGCGGGATGCTCGGCGGCGCTGGCGACTACTTCAACGGGGAAGCCATCACGCGAGTCTCGATCGCTGCGACACCCGACTCCACGGTCGCGGTGCCGGGCATTGACCGCGCCCCGAGGCCGGGGGAGTACTACGCCTCCCCGGCGCTCGCGGCCCTCATCGACGCCGCCCCGGCGGACCAGCTGGGTGACCGTTTCGGCACCCGCATCGGTACTGTCGGGCCCGAGGCCCTCCTCGGCCCAGAGACGAAGCTCGCGATTGTCGGGGAAGACGCCGCGACGGTCGAGCCGCTGCTCGGCGCGAGCCTGCACACCGAGCTCTCAGGCATACGGTTCCCGAGCCCCGCGTACGCCATGATCGCGATCGTCGGTGGTATCGCCGTGCTGTTCCCAGTCGCCGTGCTCATCTCCATCGTGACGAAGCTCGGGCAGGCCGCCCGAGCCGAGCGCTTCTCAACGATCCGGCTCATCGGAGCCTCGCCACGCCTCGTGGCCGTGCTTGCCGGGCTTGAAGCAATGATCCCAGCCCTGCTTGGAGCCATCGCTGGCATCGGCCTCTTCTTCGCGGTTCGCCCGCTCGCGGCGCTCGTCGAGATCGAGGGGTCGCGCTTCTTCCTCTCGGACCTCAGCGTTCCGGTGTGGGCGATGGTGCTCGCCGCCCTCGGCACCGCGCTGCTCGCCGGCGTCGTCGCCTTCCTCACTGCCCTCCGTGCGGGGCTCGGCCCGCTCGGCGGCAGCCGCGAGCAGCGGGAGCGTCGGCCGAGGTGGTGGTCGCTTGTGCCGCTCGCGCTTGGCGCCGCTGTGATCGCCGCGCCGGCGGTCGCCGCGTCGGGGCTCGATATCGGGGTACCGGATATCGCGATCCTTGTCGGCTTCGTCCTCATTACGGTCGGCATCGTGCTCGCCGGGCCGTGGCTCGCAGCGGTCGTGAGCGGGGCGGGCGCCGCCCGCGCCCGTAGCGCCGCGGGCGTGCTCGCGATGCGCAGGATCGCCAGGCACCCGCGCGCGACGTTCCGCTCGGTGAGCGGCCTCGTACTCGCGCTGTTCGTGGTGACCGTTTTCGCGGTCGGGACGACGACCGAGACTGCCGAGGAGGTCGCTGACGTGCCGCCCACGGAGCTCGTGCCAGTCGACGCGCTCACGGCGAGTGTGGGCATCGAGGTCGACGCGGGTCGGCAGACGGCAGGCCTCACGCGCGTGGCCGAGACGCAGGGAGTCGACAGGGTCATCAGCGTCGGCTGGTACGACGCCGAGGCCGCGGGGTCTAACGTCCCCGAGGGGGCCGACGAGGCGCTGTTCAGCGGTGGCTTTGTGATGGAAGCAGACGACGCCCGGGCGATCGGCCTCGACCCGGGCACCGCAGAGTGGCTCTGGCTCGAACAGCCCTACTTCAGCAACTTCGAGCTTGGGCGAGACATTGACACGATCGGTGTGCCGGCTGCCGCCGCCGAGACCGCAACGCCCACGCTCGTGATGGTGCTCACCGACGGACAGCCAGGGTCGCTCGAGCGCGCGCGCACCGCGATGACGACGAACGACCTCAGCCTGTCGACGCTGCCCGCGACGCGGGCGGAGAGCACGGACGCGGGCGCGACTCGGTTCGCTCGCCAGTACGTGAGCCTGGCGTGGATCGGGATCCTGATCGCCACGCTCATCTCCGTGATCTCGCTCTCCGTCTCGACGATAGCGGGCATGATCGACCGCCGCCGTCAGCTCGGCCTGCTCCGCCTGAGCGGGATGCCCGCGGCGACGCTCAGACGCATGATCGTCATTGAGACCGCGCTGCCGCTCGCGACCGTGTTCCTCATCACGATCGGGCTGGGCTTCCTCACCGCGTGGGCGGTCGTGGTCGCGCTGAGCGGTGGGGACCGGCAGGTGACGCTGCCCGACGCGAGCTACCTCGGGCTCGTCGGGGTCTGCTTGGGGCTCGCCGCCGTGGCGATCCTCGTCGTGTTCCGCTCTGTGCGGAGCGAACTGCCACTCGCCGCGACCCGGTTCGAGTAG
- a CDS encoding ABC transporter ATP-binding protein → MNPVLSVRGIERSFGMDVALRGVDLDVAQGEILAIMGPSGSGKSTLLHILAGVLTPDSGTASYRDPSTSETAELSALGEAARAKLRLSEFGFVFQFGQLLPDLSAVDNVSLPLLLAGQARKVALRQARRWLERLGLADHAEKLPSELSGGQAQRVAIARALVTAPKVIFADEPTGALDSLSAEQVMLTLTELSRASGTTVVLVTHDARTAAYADREIVVRDGKLSGLSR, encoded by the coding sequence ATGAACCCGGTGCTCAGCGTCCGCGGCATTGAGCGGTCATTCGGCATGGACGTCGCCCTGCGCGGCGTCGACCTCGACGTTGCGCAGGGCGAGATCCTCGCGATCATGGGGCCCTCGGGCTCCGGCAAGTCGACCCTGCTCCACATCCTCGCCGGGGTGCTGACGCCAGACAGCGGCACCGCGTCGTACCGCGACCCCTCGACCAGCGAGACCGCTGAGCTCAGCGCACTTGGCGAGGCCGCCCGCGCGAAGCTGAGGCTCTCCGAGTTCGGCTTCGTCTTCCAGTTCGGTCAGCTGCTGCCCGACCTCAGCGCGGTAGACAACGTGTCGCTCCCGCTGCTGCTTGCCGGCCAGGCGAGGAAGGTAGCGCTGCGACAGGCCCGGCGGTGGCTCGAACGGCTCGGGCTTGCCGATCACGCCGAGAAGCTCCCGTCAGAGCTCTCGGGTGGGCAGGCGCAGCGCGTTGCCATTGCTCGCGCCCTCGTGACCGCCCCCAAGGTGATCTTCGCAGACGAGCCGACCGGCGCGCTCGACTCACTGTCGGCCGAGCAGGTCATGCTCACCCTCACCGAGCTCTCGCGGGCTTCGGGCACCACCGTCGTACTCGTCACCCACGACGCCCGCACCGCCGCGTACGCAGACCGCGAGATCGTCGTGCGCGACGGCAAGCTGTCGGGGCTCAGCCGATGA
- a CDS encoding PadR family transcriptional regulator → MATMDSSHTLLGLLGTGSGYGYDLKHDYDRHFGAEKPLAFGQVYATLARLMKHGFIALLGDEAGGGPDRKRYEITPAGRAELEQWLFSADTPSPALQSNLFAKTIIALLLDDDAARLLDLQRAEHLARMRELTRRKLGADLATVLVLDHALFHIEADLRWIELTSARLGELRAEVAR, encoded by the coding sequence ATGGCAACGATGGACTCTTCCCACACTCTCCTCGGGCTGCTCGGAACCGGCTCAGGGTACGGGTACGACCTGAAGCACGACTACGACAGGCACTTCGGCGCCGAGAAGCCGCTCGCCTTCGGCCAGGTCTACGCGACGCTCGCCCGCCTCATGAAGCACGGCTTCATCGCGCTGCTCGGCGACGAGGCCGGCGGCGGCCCCGACCGGAAGCGCTACGAGATCACCCCGGCCGGCCGCGCCGAACTTGAGCAGTGGCTGTTCTCCGCCGATACCCCCTCGCCGGCGCTGCAGAGCAACCTCTTTGCGAAGACGATCATCGCGCTACTGCTCGACGATGATGCGGCGCGGTTGCTCGACCTGCAGCGCGCCGAGCACCTCGCACGGATGCGCGAGCTCACGCGGCGAAAGCTCGGGGCCGACCTGGCCACCGTGCTCGTCCTCGACCACGCGCTGTTCCACATCGAGGCAGACCTCCGCTGGATCGAACTCACGTCTGCGAGGCTCGGCGAACTGCGAGCGGAGGTCGCACGATGA